In one window of Camelina sativa cultivar DH55 chromosome 15, Cs, whole genome shotgun sequence DNA:
- the LOC104745558 gene encoding WEB family protein At3g13190-like codes for MATFHTVKDAVKLFDAGFSGGKPLNKRKEQGVLVEETNLCFWNREVNKLKEKIKNAEKTKIEALLELEEAKKTVEHLSQKLGIKQNVRSGEKDLDLSTSVRGVTTELGFAKESIHRVAEEESELCLLMESLNPELQKVEKEHSELKESEQRERDQAIEKLKKETKDAKTELKLLEEELKIAVFEAQEAEAAEKHAREQLNVAVLQSDFRSSSAEVKESGTEELTETEALRACRDETLKTLEMSEREIEDIKAATQDALKKAEMAQEATNVVDVELKRRRKAASRIWAESKMCAKSTKEVLKSKPRSSSKEGCLVKC; via the exons ATGGCTACTTTTCATACTGTTAAAGATGCGGTGAAGCTCTTTGACGCTGGTTTCTCTGGAGGAAAACCTCTTAACAAGAGAAAAGAACAg GGAGTATTGGTGGAGGAGACAAACCTCTGTTTCTGGAACAGAGAGGTTAACAAGTTGAAGGAAAAGATAAAGAATGCTGAGAAGACCAAGATTGAGGCTTTGTtagagcttgaggaagctaagAAAACGGTTGAGCATCTCAGTCAGAAGCTGGGAATCAAGCAGAATGTGAGAAGTGGTGAGAAAGATTTAGATTTGAGTACTAGTGTGAGAGGTGTGACTACAGAGTTAGGCTTTGCTAAGGAATCGATTCATAGAGTAgctgaagaagagagtgaacTGTGTTTGTTAATGGAGTCTCTTAACCCCGAGCTTCAAAAAGTGGAGAAAGAACATTCAGAGCTTAAAGAGAGTGAGCAAAGAGAGAGGGATCAAGCCATTGAGAAGCTGAAGAAGGAAACCAAAGATGCAAAGACCGAACTGAAGCTGTTAGAAGAAGAGCTTAAGATTGCTGTTTTCGAAGCTCAAGAAGCAGAAGCAGCAGAGAAACACGCCAGGGAACAGTTGAATGTTGCAGTTTTACAATCTGATTTCAGATCATCATCAGCTGAGGTGAAAGAAAGTGGTACTGAAGAATTAACCGAGACAGAAGCGTTAAGAGCTTGCAGAGACGAAACACTCAAGACATTAGagatgagtgagagagagattgaagatataaAAGCAGCAACACAAGACGCGTTGAAGAAAGCTGAGATGGCTCAAGAAGCTACAAATGTGGTGGATGTAGAGCTTAAACGAAGGCGTAAAGCAGCGAGTAGGATCTGGGCAGAATCCAAAATGTGTGCCAAATCAACAAAGGAAGTGCTCAAGTCGAAACCGAGATCATCGTCAAAAGAAGGTTGTTTGGTCAAGTGTTAG
- the LOC104745562 gene encoding ABC transporter G family member 26 produces MEIRRTTEEVEENHVMQITGSNGIVHNMEFMPQAYLRNQYSSEIDIDEDFVSSYPLEDAPLPIFLKFEDVEYKVRNSKASSTNLVKTMVSKVVTHTNSDQDGYKHILKGITGSTGPGEILALMGPSGSGKTTLLKIMGGRLTDNVKGKLTYNDIPYSPSVKRRIGFVTQDDVLLPQLTVEETLAFAAFLRLPSSMSKEQKYAKIEMIIKELGLERCRRTRVGGGFVKGISGGERKRASIAYEILVDPSLLLLDEPTSGLDSTSATKLLHILQGVAKAGRTVITTIHQPSSRMFHMFDKLLLISEGHPAFYGKARESMEYFSSLRILPEIAMNPAEFLLDLATGQVSDISLPEELLAAKTAQPDSEEVLVKYLQQRYKTDLEPKEKEENHRNKKAPEHLQVAIQVKKDWTLSWWDQFLIISRRTFRERRRDYFDKLRLVQSLGVAVVLGLLWWKSKTDTEAHLRDQVGLMFYICIFWTSSSLFGAVYVFPFEKIYLVKERKADMYRLSVYYVCSTLCDMVAHVLYPTFFMIIVYFMAGFNRTIPCFIFTVLTILLIAITSQGAGEFLGASVLSIKRAGMIASLVLMLFLLTGGYYVQHIPKFMQWLKYLSFMHYGFRLLLKVQYSADQVFECGSKGGCRTMQSSSSFDTVNLNGGLQELWVLLAMAFGYRLCAYFCLRKKISICHL; encoded by the exons ATGGAGATCAGAAGAACAacagaagaagttgaagagaaTCATGTAATGCAGATTACAGGAAGCAATGGCATAGTTCACAACATGGAGTTCATGCCCCAAGCTTACCTCAGAAACCAATACTCATCTGAGATTGACATTGATGAAGATTTCGTTTCCTCTTATCCTCTTGAAGACGCCCCTCTTCCCATCTTTCTCaag TTTGAAGATGTTGAGTATAAGGTGAGAAACAGCAAGGCAAGCTCAACAAACCTGGTGAAAACAATGGTGTCAAAGGTGGTAACACATACGAATTCGGATCAAGATGGGTACAAGCACATTTTGAAAGGCATAACAGGAAGCACGGGTCCTGGCGAGATCCTTGCGCTAATGGGTCCTTCGGGTAGTGGCAAAACAACTCTCTTGAAGATAATGGGAGGAAGATTGACAGATAATGTCAAGGGGAAGCTTACCTATAATGACATTCCTTACAGTCCATCTGTTAAGAGGAG AATTGGTTTCGTGACACAAGATGATGTTCTGTTACCACAACTTACTGTGGAAGAGACCTTAGCATTCGCTGCGTTTTTAAGACTTCCAAGTAGCATGAGCAAGGAACAGAAATACGCCAAAATAGAGATGATCATTAAAGAACTCGGCCTTGAAAG ATGCCGTCGCACAAGAGTTGGAGGAGGTTTTGTCAAAGGAATATCAggtggagaaagaaaaagagcgAGTATAGCATACGAGATTTTGGTAGATCCTTCTCTGTTGCTTCTAGACGAGCCAACTTCTGGACTTGACTCCACTTCTGCCACAAAACTTCTTCATATTCTGCAAGGAGTAGCTAAG GCAGGAAGGACAGTCATCACGACAATTCACCAACCATCAAGCAGAATGTTTCACATGTTCGACAAGCTCTTACTGATCTCAGAAGGCCACCCTGCCTTCTACGGCAAAGCCAGAGAATCTATGGAGTATTTCTCATCTTTGAGAATCTTACCTGAAATTGCAATGAATCCAGCAGAGTTCTTGCTAGACTTGGCAACGGGACAGGTGTCAGACATTAGTTTACCGGAAGAGTTATTGGCTGCCAAAACCGCTCAGCCTGATTCCGAGGAAGTACTAGTGAAA TACTTGCAACAAAGGTACAAGACCGACTTGGAGccaaaagagaaggaagaaaaccATAGAAATAAAAAGGCCCCAGAGCATCTTCAAGTAGCAATCCAAGTGAAGAAGGACTGGACGCTTTCATGGTGGGATCAGTTCTTGATTATTTCCAGAAGAACATTCAGAGAGCGGCGTAGAGATTACTTTGATAAGCTAAGGCTAGTTCAATCACTTGGCGTGGCCGTTGTGTTGGGTCTTCTCTGGTGGAAATCAAAGACAGACACAGAGGCGCACCTTAGAGACCAA GTTGGTTTGATGTTCTATATCTGCATCTTCTGGACATCTTCATCCTTATTTGGAGCAGTATACGTGTTCCCCTTCGAGAAGATCTACctggtgaaagaaagaaaagcagaCATGTACAGACTTAGTGTGTATTACGTATGCAGTACACTATGTGATATGGTGGCACACGTTTTATACCCAACATTCTTCATGATCATCGTCTACTTCATGGCTGGGTTCAATAGGACAATCCCCTGCTTCATTTTCACCGTGTTGACAATACTACTGATAGCCATAACTAGCCAA GGTGCAGGAGAGTTCTTGGGAGCTTCAGTACTGAGCATTAAGAGAGCTGGTATGATCGCCTCTTTGGTACTAATGCTATTTCTTCTAACAGGAGGTTACTATGTTCAG CACATACCCAAATTCATGCAGTGGTTGAAGTACTTGTCCTTCATGCACTACGGCTTCAGGCTGCTTCTGAAAGTTCAATACTCAGCGGACCAAGTTTTCGAATGTGGGAGCAAAGGCGGCTGCAGGACAATGCAAAGCTCATCATCCTTTGACACAGTCAACTTGAATGGCGGTTTGCAAGAACTGTGGGTTCTACTAGCCATGGCATTCGGCTACCGTCTCTGTGCATACTTCTGCCTTCGCAAGAAAATAAGCATTTGCCATCTTTGA
- the LOC104745557 gene encoding F-box/kelch-repeat protein At2g44630-like codes for MAKQKLIVGSLASFTSKRTGAFFQGTVYFYRQEDASFGIDCVLRADVSGRPGFVEGCYQFLTSDIEDLRVVPFEPNSTINDTEDDDQKNKSGDALSSSTVTSTSKCVTSDGTYHCINAEILQKLTDYMFLEKLLRSESKDDALVAFQIVFLRLSSVIDRLPAPKIKTGLIEAAAETSFLQMPPDITLQILARIPKYHYPIVSCVAKDLHNLLKSRELHNVRRQLDKEYIFLCFTIAPTVSGNSTKAWFTLRKHNDKSTKDVFVPAFGLPTDEGLSFGNIFALGSDIVLVEKKKIRVLIYDSRSSTLRQTPNIPVDLNYRNSGLVGHKLYVFGTPSTAQCMSERYKVQLITFDFKSQTWDRPYPTKMRQSYSTATVDKNIYLIRGLDSVYYHTREGTCFPFDLP; via the exons ATGGCGAAGCAAAAGTTGATCGTCGGATCTTTGGCGAGCTTCACGTCGAAGAGAACCGGAGCGTTCTTTCAGGGAACGGTTTACTTTTACCGTCAAGAGGATGCtagtttcgggatcgattgtg TATTGCGTGCGGATGTGTCTGGACGTCCTGGTTTTGTTGAAGGCTGTTACCAATTTCTTACGAGTGACATTGAG GACCTGAGGGTTGTTCCCTTTGAGCCAAATTCTACCATCAACGACACTGAAGAT GATGATCAGAAAAATAAATCCGGTGATGCATTATCATCATCCACTGTAACTTCAACTTCAAA ATGTGTGACGAGTGATGGAACGTATCACTGCATCAATGCTGAG ATTCTTCAGAAGCTTACTGATTATATGTTCTTGGAGAAGCTTCTTCGTTCTGAGAGCAAAGACGATGCTTTAGTAGCATTTCAGATCGTTTTCCTTCGTCTCTCGAGTGTTATAGACCGCCTTCCAGCTCCCAAGATCAAGACCGGTCTCATAGAAGCAGCCGCTGAAACCTCCTTTCTTCAGATGCCACCTGATATCACTTTACAGATCCTCGCCAGAATACCGAAATACCATTACCCTATCGTCTCTTGTGTCGCAAAGGATTTACATAATCTTCTTAAGTCGCGTGAGTTACACAATGTCAGGCGTCAGTTAGACAAAGAATacattttcctctgttttactATTGCACCAACTGTGAGTGGAAACTCTACCAAAGCCTGGTTTACTCTGCGCAAGCACAATGATAAGTCGACTAAAGATGTATTCGTCCCAGCATTTGGTCTACCTACTGATGAAGGATTGTCATTTGGAAATATATTTGCACTTGGTTCAGATATTGTgttggttgagaaaaaaaagattagggtCTTGATATATGACAGCCGGTCTTCAACTCTTCGCCAAACTCCTAACATTCCGGTGGACCTAAACTACCGAAACTCGGGGCTAGTAGGCCACAAGCTGTACGTTTTTGGAACCCCATCAACAGCTCAATGTATGAGTGAACGCTATAAGGTTCAACTGATCACGTTCGACTTTAAGTCCCAAACATGGGATAGGCCATACCCAACAAAAATGAGGCAGTCATATTCGACTGCAACAGTGGATAAGAACATCTACTTGATCAGAGGACTGGATAGTGTATACTACCACACTAGAGAAGGTACTTGCTTTCCTTTTGATTTGCCTTAG
- the LOC104745561 gene encoding crooked neck-like protein 1, with the protein MLSGEDSDRKLGYMNRNDAEVQLPRTTGVKNKTPAPVQITAEQILREARERHDAEIRQPMQTITNSTELSEYRLRRRKDFEDQIRRGRCNTQIWVRYAQWEESQMDYARARSVWERALEAVDYKNHTLWVKYAEFEMKNKFVDFARNVWDRAVTILPRVDQLWNEYIYMEEKLGNIVGAREIFERWMNWSPDQKAWLCFTKFEVRYGEIYRARSIYQRFVLCHPNVSAYTRYAKFEMKLGQVELARKVFECAEKELAYDDEEAEILFVEFAEFEERCKEVERARLIYKFALDRIPKERAETLYSKFVAFEKRYGDKEGIEDAIVSKTKIQYEDELRKNPLNYDLWFDYIGLEETLKNKDRIREIYERAIANVPPAQEKRYWRRYIYLWINYALYEEIETEDVERTRSVYRECLKLIPHTKFSFGKIWLLAAQYEIRQLNLTGARQILGNAIGKAPKNKIFKKYIEIEFRLGNIDRCRKIYERYLEWSPENCYAWRNYAEFEMSLSETERARAIFELAISQPALDMPELLWKTYIDFEISEGELERTRVLYERLLGRTKHCKVWVSFAKFEASAAEHKEDEEEEEDAIECKKDSIRRARAIFDRANTYYKDSTPELKEERATLLEDWLNMETEFGKLGDVSVVQSKLPKKLKKRKPTSGEAGSTEYEEYIDYLFPEESHTTNLKILEAAYNWKKQKVVKAGE; encoded by the exons ATGCTCTCCGGCGAAGATTCCGACCGTAAACTAGGGTACATGAACCGGAACGATGCGGAAGTGCAGCTTCCACGGACGACGGgggtaaaaaacaaaactccgGCTCCGGTGCAAATCACCGCCGAGCAAATTCTTAGGGAAGCACGAGAGAGGCACGATGCTGAAATCCGTCAGCCTATGCAGACAATTACTAATTCAACTGAGCTTTCCGAGTACAGACTCCGTCGTCGGAAAGATTTCGAGGACCAGATCCGTCGGGGGAGATGTAACACCCAAATTTGGGTCAGGTATGCGCAGTGGGAAGAATCGCAGATGGATTACGCACGTGCTCGTAGCGTGTGGGAACGAGCCTTAGAAGCAGTAGATTATAAGAACCATACTCTCTGGGTCAAGTACGCCGAGTTTGAGATGAAGAACAAGTTTGTCGACTTTGCGAGGAACGTTTGGGATCGTGCGGTTACGATCCTCCCTCGAGTGGACCAGCTTTGGAATGAGTATATCTATATGGAAGAGAAACTTGGCAATATCGTCGGAGCTAGAGAGATCTTCGAGCGGTGGATGAATTGGTCACCGGATCAAAAAGCTTGGCTCTGCTTTACTAAATTCGAAGTTAGGTATGGTGAAATCTATCGTGCTAGATCAATCTACCAGAGATTTGTTCTTTGTCATCCGAATGTTTCTGCTTATACTCGTTATGCAAAGTTTGAGATGAAGCTTGGTCAAGTTGAGCTTGCTAGGAAAGTGTTCGAATGCGCGGAGAAGGAGCTTGCAtacgatgatgaagaagctgaGATTCTCTTTGTGGAGTTTGCTGAATTTGAAGAACGATGCAAGGAAGTAGAACGGGCGAGGTTGATTTACAAGTTTGCTCTTGATCGTATTCCTAAAGAAAGAGCTGAAACTTTGTACAGTAAGTTTGTGGCGTTTGAGAAACGATATGGTGATAAGGAAGGGATTGAGGATGCCATTGTCAGCAAAACAAAGATACAGTATGAAGATGAATTGAGGAAGAACCCTTTGAACTATGATTTGTGGTTTGATTACATTGGGTTAGAGGAGACTCTAAAGAACAAGGATAGGATAAGAGAAATCTATGAGAGGGCTATTGCTAATGTTCCACCTGCTCAAGAGAAACGATACTGGCGAAGATACATATATCTTTG GATTAATTATGCGTTGTATGAAGAGATTGAGACCGAGGATGTGGAGCGTACCCGAAGTGTTTACAG AGAATGCCTCAAGCTTATCCCACACACCAAATTTTCTTTTGGCAAAATATGGTTGCTCGCTGCACAATATGAAATCAGGCAATTGAATCTCACGGGTGCAAGGCAGATATTAGGAAATGCGATTGGGAAAGCTCCAAAAAATAAG ATATTCAAGAAATACATTGAGATCGAATTCCGGTTGGGAAACATAGATAGATGTAGAAAAATATACGAGCGTTATCTTGAATGGTCTCCTGAGAATTGCTATGCTTGGAGAAACTATGCTGAGTTTGAGATGTCTCTTTCTGAAACAGAACGAGCTAGAGCTATCTTTGAACTTGCAATATCTCAGCCTGCTCTAGACATGCCCGAGCTGCTAtggaag ACGTACATTGATTTTGAGATATCAGAAGGGGAACTAGAGAGGACACGTGTGTTATATGAGCGACTCTTGGGCCGTACAAAGCATTGCAAGGTGTGGGTTAGCTTTGCAAAGTTTGAAGCTTCTGCTGCGGAACACAaagaagacgaggaagaagaagaagatgctatTGAATGCAAAAAAGACAGCATCAGACGTGCCAGAG CGATCTTTGATAGAGCCAACACATACTACAAAGACTCCACACCGGAGCTGAAAGAAGAGCGTGCTACGCTTTTGGAGGATTGGCTTAACATGGAGACGGAATTTGGTAAACTTGGGGATGTTAGTGTCGTTCAATCAAAACTCCCTaagaagctcaagaagagaAAGCCAACCAGTGGCGAAGCCGGCTCTACAGA GTATGAAGAATACATTGATTATTTGTTCCCAGAAGAATCACATACGACGAATCTTAAGATTCTTGAAGCTGCTTATAActggaagaagcagaaggttGTTAAAGCTGGGGAATGA
- the LOC104745560 gene encoding protein CWC15 homolog codes for MTTAARPTWAPAKGGNEQGGARIFGPSQKYSSRDVAAHTTLKPRREGQHTQEELKKKNLRDELEDRERRHFSSKDKSYSDERDSRRGSQLLLEGFKKDPEDRIYARNVDADDSDGDINNKGDDESDDESDDDDEDDTEALMAELDQIKKERVEERLRKEKLEQMEELNAKEEELLKGNPLLNAPTSFNVKRRWDDDVVFKNQARGEMKAPKRFINDTIRSDFHRKFLQRYMK; via the exons ATGACGACTGCAGCAAGACCTACCTGGGCTCCAGCTAAGGGAGGTAACGAGCAAGGTGGTGCTCGGATCTTTGGTCCGTCTCAGAAGTATTCGTCCCGTGATGTCGCCGCTCACACAACTTTAAAGCCGAG GAGGGAAGGGCAACACACCCAAGAGgaactcaagaagaagaatcttcgTGATGAGCTTGAAGACCGTGAGAGGAGACACTTCTCTTCCAAAGACAAATCATACAGTG ATGAAAGAGATAGCAGAAGAGGAAGTCAGCTTTTACTTGAAG GCTTTAAAAAGGATCCTGAAGATCGGATTTATGCTCGTAATGTAGATGCTGATGATTCTGATGGTGATATCAATAACAAAGGTGACGATGAAAG tGATGATGAAAGTGACGATGATGACGAGGACGACACTGAAGCTCTTATGGCTGAACTCGACcagataaagaaagaaagagtggAAGAGAGGCTCAGGAAG GAAAAGCTGGAGCAGATGGAAGAGCTAAACGCCAAGGAAGAGGAACTTCTCAAAGGAAACCCACTGCTCAATGCTCCAACTTCGTTTAATGTCAAAAGGAG GTGGGATGATGATGTTGTCTTCAAGAACCAGGCACGTGGTGAAATGAAAGCACCTAAGCGCTTCATCAATGATACAATCAGGAGTGACTTCCACAGAAAATTCCTGCAGAGATACATGAAGTGA
- the LOC104748167 gene encoding uncharacterized protein LOC104748167 — MAQLLSFRVYLSAETQKASSESLKRTQKTRKPFSPGKRGQVAPLRKPQNLNLEVSPHRAVSAVRLMRIEYGGAFADLLNEKGKGSGSNEMSYVERTIGFRTRDLDDRDLRLVTDVVGGTIRWRRYLDHLIGSLCHNERTFRNMEPLLLQILRIGVYEIIKLDMPSYAVVDENVRLAKVALRPGAGDFVNGILRKLVSLKEKDALPLPKVEGDDRAQARALATLHSHPVWMVRRWVKYLGLDEATKLMTWNNGDPGFSLRANTGRNITRADLVERLESLKVPHELSLHLEEFVRIKTGLQTVVQAGLLKEGFCSVQDESAGLIVSVVKPQPGERIMDACAAPGGKTLFMASCLKGQGMIYAMDVNEGRLRILGETAKSHQVDGLISTIHSDLRVFAETNEVQYDKVLLDAPCSGLGVLSKRADLRWNRKLEDMVELTKLQDELLDSASKLVKHDGVLVYSTCSIDTEENEGRVEAFLQRHPEFSIDPVTSFXLFNGVKLIL; from the exons ATGGCGCAATTGCTCTCATTTCGCGTTTATCTATCTGCTGAAACGCAGAAAGCTTCTTCAGAGTCGTTGAAGCGAACTCAAAAGACACGTAAACCATTTTCGCCTGGTAAAAGAG GTCAGGTGGCTCCGCTGAGGAAACCACAGAATCTGAATTTGGAAGTTTCTCCACATAGAGCTG TATCTGCAGTTAGATTGATGAGAATTGAGTACGGAGGTGCGTTTGCTGATCTTTTGAATGAGAAAGGAAAAGGCTCTGGGAGCAATGAGATGAGTTACGTTGAAAGGACTATCGGTTTTCGTACTCGCGATTTGGATGACCGGGATCTTAGACTG GTTACTGATGTTGTTGGAGGAACAATACGATGGAGGAGGTATCTTGATCATTTGATTGGTTCTCTTTGCCACAACGAGAGAACATTTCGAAATATGGAACCTCTTCTATTGCAG ATTCTCCGCATTGGTGTCTATGAGATCATTAAGCTTGATATGCCGTCATATGCTGTTGTAGATGAG AACGTAAGGCTTGCAAAGGTTGCCCTCAGACCTGGTGCTGGAGATTTTGTCAATGGGATTCTTCGTAAGCTAGTCTCTCTTAAG GAAAAAGACGCCCTTCCATTACCCAAAGTGGAAGGGGATGATCGTGCACAAGCACGTGCACTTGCTACCCTTCATTCACATCCCGTT TGGATGGTTAGGCGATGGGTAAAGTATCTTGGGTTGGATGAAGCCACAAAGCTGATGACATGGAATAACGGTGATCCCGGATTTAGCTTAAG GGCCAATACGGGAAGGAACATTACAAGGGCAGACCTTGTCGAGCGTCTAGAAAGTTTAAag GTTCCACACGAGCTATCGTTACATTTGGAGGAATTCGTCCGCATCAAAACAGGCTTGCAG ACTGTGGTGCAAGCTGGTTTACTCAAGGAAGGCTTCTGTTCTGTTCAGGATGAGAGTGCAG GACTAATAGTCTCAGTGGTGAAACCTCAGCCAGGCGAGAGGATAATGGATGCATGTGCTGCTCCTGGAGGAAAGACCCTATTTATGGCATCTTGCTTGAAAGGCCAAG GTATGATATATGCTATGGATGTGAACGAAGGACGGCTAAGAATTCTTGGCGAGACAGCAAAATCACACCAAGTTGATGGACTTATCTCAACCATTCACTCCGATCTCCGTGTCTTCGCT GAAACTAATGAGGTACAATACGATAAAGTTTTGCTTGATGCCCCGTGTTCTGGACTCGGCGTCCTCTCCAAG AGAGCGGACTTAAGATGGAACCGTAAACTTGAGGACATGGTAGAGCTCACAAAACTGCAGGATGAGCTTCTTGATTCTGCCTCTAA ACTGGTGAAGCACGATGGGGTCTTGGTATACAGTACTTGCTCTATAGACACCGAAGAAAATGAAGGAAGGGTCGAAGCATTTCTCCAAAGACATCCT GAGTTCTCCATAGATCCAGTAACTAGTTTTGNGTTATTTAATGGTGTGAAATTGATTCTTTGA
- the LOC104748166 gene encoding uncharacterized protein LOC104748166: protein MRPHFFPFLTQWMVRRWVKYLGLDEATKLMTWNNGDPGFSLRANTGRNITRADLVERLESLKVPHELSLHLEEFVRIKTGLQTVVQAGLLKEGFCSVQDESAGLIVSVVKPQPGERIMDACAAPGGKTLFMASCLKGQGMIYAMDVNEGRLRILGETAKSHQVDGLISTIHSDLRVFAETNEVQYDKVLLDAPCSGLGVLSKRADLRWNRKLEDMVELTKLQDELLDSASKLVKHDGVLVYSTCSIDTEENEGRVEAFLQRHPEFSIDPVTSFVPSSFVTSQGFFLSNPVKHSLDGAFAEIVIPNEGMPISKEHSKRGDLRINFEIGFPSRLTLEQKTDLKRVLGGSGIGN from the exons ATGAGGcctcatttttttcctttccttacCCAGTGGATGGTTAGGCGATGGGTAAAGTATCTTGGGTTGGATGAAGCCACAAAGCTGATGACATGGAATAACGGTGATCCCGGATTTAGCTTAAG GGCCAATACGGGAAGGAACATTACAAGGGCAGACCTTGTCGAGCGTCTAGAAAGTTTAAag GTTCCACACGAGCTATCGTTACATTTGGAGGAATTCGTCCGCATCAAAACAGGCTTGCAG ACTGTGGTGCAAGCTGGTTTACTCAAGGAAGGCTTCTGTTCTGTTCAGGATGAGAGTGCAG GACTAATAGTCTCAGTGGTGAAACCTCAGCCAGGCGAGAGGATAATGGATGCATGTGCTGCTCCTGGAGGAAAGACCCTATTTATGGCATCTTGCTTGAAAGGCCAAG GTATGATATATGCTATGGATGTGAACGAAGGACGGCTAAGAATTCTTGGCGAGACAGCAAAATCACACCAAGTTGATGGACTTATCTCAACCATTCACTCCGATCTCCGTGTCTTCGCT GAAACTAATGAGGTACAATACGATAAAGTTTTGCTTGATGCCCCGTGTTCTGGACTCGGCGTCCTCTCCAAG AGAGCGGACTTAAGATGGAACCGTAAACTTGAGGACATGGTAGAGCTCACAAAACTGCAGGATGAGCTTCTTGATTCTGCCTCTAA ACTGGTGAAGCACGATGGGGTCTTGGTATACAGTACTTGCTCTATAGACACCGAAGAAAATGAAGGAAGGGTCGAAGCATTTCTCCAAAGACATCCT GAGTTCTCCATAGATCCAGTAACTAGTTTTGTACCGTCGAGTTTTGTAACCTCGCAAGGCTTCTTTTTATCCAACCCAGTGAAACACTCCTTGGATGGAGCATTTGCA GAGATAGTGATTCCTAATGAAGGAATGCCCATCTCTAAAGAACATTCCAAGAGAGGAGATTTAAGAATCAACTTTGAGATAGGTTTTCCCTCGAGGCTAACATTGGAACAGAAGACAGATCTCAAGAGAGTTCTTGGTGGAAGTGGTATTggcaactaa